Proteins from one Nakamurella multipartita DSM 44233 genomic window:
- a CDS encoding CpaF family protein: MLTATDHIQDEVRELIRRRGIDPVTDHRATRLLIDEVVAHYEERVPVSALPPLLDRSGTMRHVFDALAGLGPLQKFLDDPAIEEIWINQPGRVFIARHGRSELTTVVLSAQDVRDLVERMLKPSGRRLDLSSPFVDALLPDGSRLHAVIPDITREHLSLNIRKFVVAANGLEDLVALGTITPHAARFLEGAVAAGLNIIVAGGTQAGKTTLLNTLINSIPARERVITCEEVFELRPNLPDVVAMQTRQPNLEGHGEIRLRRLVKEALRMRPSRLIVGEVRQEESLDLLIALNSGLPGMCSVHANSAREAVVKLCTLPLLAGENVTDAFVVPTVAACIDLVVQVGVEPDGSRRIREIVALPGRVEGGVVETEDIFTTRAGALVRAQGFPPHPDRFARHDIDLVALLAGDPPARAAARSVN, encoded by the coding sequence GTGCTGACCGCCACCGACCACATCCAGGACGAGGTGCGCGAGCTGATCCGGCGCCGCGGCATCGACCCGGTCACCGACCACCGGGCCACCCGGCTGCTGATCGACGAGGTGGTCGCCCACTACGAGGAACGCGTCCCGGTCTCGGCGCTGCCGCCGCTGCTGGACCGCAGCGGCACCATGCGGCACGTGTTCGACGCCCTGGCCGGGCTCGGCCCGCTGCAGAAGTTCCTCGACGACCCGGCGATCGAGGAGATCTGGATCAACCAGCCCGGCCGGGTGTTCATCGCCCGGCACGGCCGCTCCGAGCTGACCACCGTCGTGCTCTCCGCCCAGGACGTCCGCGACCTGGTCGAGCGCATGCTCAAGCCCTCGGGCCGCCGGCTGGACCTGTCCTCGCCGTTCGTCGATGCCCTGCTTCCCGACGGCAGCCGGCTGCACGCGGTCATCCCGGACATCACCCGCGAGCACCTGAGTCTGAACATCCGCAAGTTCGTGGTCGCCGCCAACGGCCTGGAGGACCTGGTCGCGCTGGGCACCATCACCCCGCACGCGGCCCGGTTCCTGGAGGGCGCGGTTGCTGCCGGGCTCAACATCATCGTCGCCGGCGGCACCCAGGCCGGGAAGACGACCCTGCTCAACACCCTGATCAACTCGATCCCGGCCCGGGAGCGGGTGATCACCTGTGAAGAGGTGTTCGAGCTGCGCCCCAATCTGCCCGACGTGGTGGCCATGCAGACCCGCCAGCCCAACCTGGAGGGGCACGGCGAGATCCGGCTGCGCCGGCTGGTCAAGGAGGCGCTGCGGATGCGGCCCAGCCGGCTGATCGTCGGCGAGGTCCGCCAGGAGGAGTCCCTCGATCTGCTGATCGCGCTGAACTCGGGGCTGCCGGGGATGTGCTCGGTGCACGCCAACTCGGCCCGGGAGGCGGTGGTCAAGCTGTGCACGCTGCCGCTGCTGGCCGGCGAGAACGTCACCGACGCGTTCGTCGTACCGACCGTGGCCGCCTGCATCGATCTGGTCGTCCAGGTCGGGGTCGAGCCGGACGGCTCGCGCCGGATCCGGGAGATCGTCGCCCTGCCCGGCCGGGTCGAGGGCGGCGTGGTGGAGACCGAGGACATCTTCACCACCCGCGCCGGCGCGCTGGTCCGGGCCCAGGGTTTCCCGCCGCACCCGGACCGGTTCGCCCGGCACGACATCGACCTGGTCGCGCTGCTGGCCGGCGACCCGCCGGCCCGCGCAGCCGCGCGATCGGTCAATTGA
- a CDS encoding alpha/beta fold hydrolase, with protein sequence MDESRDTIGRASVNGITLAHQSFGDPGDVPILLVMGLGTQMLGWPDEFCALLAAAGHHVTRFDNRDVGLSTHLDELPPGQPVSAFLGRRPPYRLTDMAQDAAELIGALGHASMHVVGLSMGGCISQVLTLEHPHRVRSLTSMSSTTGSRRVGRPRLDIARRMVAQKPAATRAEVIELALTNWRQTGSPGYPFDEHRQRRRAALSYDRCYDPAGGARQFAALLAAPDRTAALAGVGVPTLVLHGEADPLIGVSGGRATAAAVPGARLVTFPGMGHDLPEALWPEFVAQIGRTVAQGEADRA encoded by the coding sequence GTGGACGAGAGCCGCGACACGATCGGCCGGGCCTCGGTGAACGGAATCACCCTGGCCCACCAGAGCTTCGGCGATCCCGGGGACGTGCCGATCCTGCTGGTCATGGGCCTGGGCACGCAGATGCTCGGCTGGCCGGACGAGTTCTGTGCGCTGCTGGCCGCGGCCGGGCATCACGTCACCCGGTTCGACAACCGCGACGTCGGGCTGTCCACCCATCTGGACGAGCTGCCGCCCGGCCAGCCGGTCTCCGCGTTCCTGGGCCGGCGCCCGCCCTACCGGCTGACGGACATGGCCCAGGACGCGGCCGAGCTGATCGGCGCGCTCGGGCACGCGAGCATGCACGTGGTCGGGCTGTCCATGGGTGGCTGCATCAGCCAGGTGCTCACCCTGGAACACCCGCACCGGGTGCGCAGCCTGACCTCGATGTCTTCGACCACCGGGTCCCGGCGGGTGGGTCGCCCCCGGTTGGACATCGCCCGCCGGATGGTCGCCCAGAAGCCGGCGGCGACCCGGGCGGAGGTGATCGAGCTGGCCCTGACCAACTGGCGGCAGACGGGATCACCCGGGTACCCGTTCGACGAGCACCGGCAGCGCCGCCGGGCCGCGCTGTCCTACGACCGCTGCTACGACCCGGCCGGCGGGGCCCGTCAGTTCGCGGCGTTGCTGGCCGCGCCCGACCGGACCGCGGCGCTGGCCGGGGTCGGCGTGCCCACCCTGGTGCTGCACGGCGAGGCGGACCCGCTGATCGGCGTCTCCGGCGGCCGGGCCACGGCCGCGGCGGTGCCGGGAGCGCGCCTGGTCACCTTCCCCGGGATGGGCCACGACCTGCCCGAGGCGTTGTGGCCGGAGTTCGTCGCGCAGATCGGCCGGACCGTCGCGCAGGGTGAGGCGGACCGGGCCTGA